The genomic interval CCTCTGCTGTACTGTGATATAACCTTAAACCAACAGTGCCCTCTAATGTCCAAATGAGGAACTACTTTATCAGACATAATTTTCAAACCATCTCATTTTCACATTTGCAATCCCATTACAGAAAAAGGTGAACCTTCAGAGAGTAGCCTGACCTTGTATTGATAAAACTGAAGATCAAAatcatgtgttttaaaaatatgcaaTGACACTGAGTTCCTATTTATTTGCTAGGCAAATAATCTAACTGGTCTCTGCTGTACTGTCTTATTCACCCACAGGTCCTATCAGCAGTATCCTGGTGAATAAGTATGGCAGTCGTCCAGTGATGATAATAGGGGGCTGTCTTTCAGGATGTGGGCTCATTGCTGCCTCCTTCTGCAACACAGTTGAAGGCTTGTATTTCTGTGTGGGTGTGATAGGAGGTAGGTTGCTTTATAGATAACTCACTGTGATCAAGTGATACTAAGTTCACAATATAGTAGCAATGTCATGACTGTTTTAAGTATGTACTATTCCTAAACTACCCTTTTTCCATATTAAATTACAGGTCTTGGCCTTGCGTTCAATCTTAACCCAGCCCTTACTATGATTGGCAAATACTTTTATAAGAAAAGGCCTATTGCTAACGGAATTGCCATGGCCGGCAGCCCAGTGTTTCTCTCCACTTTAGCTCCTTTGAACACTTGGTTTTATGATCAGTTTGGCTGGAGGGGTAGCTTCCTTATCCTAGGTGGGCTTCTGTTCAACTGCTGTGTAGCTGGATCTCTCATGAGGCCCATAGGACCCAAGCCCAAGCCTACTGTGAAAGGTCCCAGCAGTTCAGCTGAGAAGAAGACGATAATGGAGATGGTCAATGGTTTTATTGATCTGTCCTTATTCAAACACCGTGGCTTCCTCCTGTACCTCCTGGGCAACATCATCATGTTTTTTGGGCTTTTCTCCCCCCTTGTATTCCTTAGCAATTTTGCCAAAAGTAAACATATTCCAAAGGAGAAAGCTGCATTTTTGCTTTCAATATTGGCTTTTGTGGATATGGTGGCTCGTCCCATGATGGGAACAGTTGCCAGCACCAAATGGGTGCGGCCCAGGATCCAGCATTTCTTCGCAGCTTCTGTTCTGTGTAATGGTGTGTGCCACCTGCTTGCCCCTCAGTCAGAGGACTATTTAAAGTTTGTGATCTATTCCATGTTCTTTGGCTTTGCATTTGGATGGTTAAGCTCTGTGCTTTTTGAGACTCTGATGGATCTGGTGGGGTCAGAGCGTTTCTCCAGTGCTGTGGGGTTGGTGACCATTGTGGAGTGCGGCCCTGTGTTGTTTGGCCCTCCTTTACTTGGTAAGAATAATacgtttttaattaaattagcattcattttaatatttactatttagcatttttttaatttacccTACCTTGCATCAGTTATAAAACATTTGTCATACTAGTATTCCTGTATGTTatcatttgtttaaattcacaGGAAAGTTCAATGACATCTACCACGACTACAAGTACACATATATGGGCTGTGGAATAATCCTCTTGGTCGGAAGTGTGTTCCTCTTTGTCTGCATGGGCATCAACTACAGGCTGCTGGATAAAGAAGCAAAGGAGGAGGCTAAAAGAGCTCAGCAGAAAGCAAGGGAAGATGAATCTACTATGGATATTGCAGAAAAGGAGAATGCCAATGAACCAGCTGGAGCACTGCGAGCGGCTGATAACTCCAAATTTGCAGAAGACACTGTGTGAATTCATCTAGTTTGTGAATGATTCAAATGTTTTGTGGCATTCATTCTGTTTAAAGCATTACGGCATTATCATTGTACTCTGTGTTGCAGACTTGCATGCAACATTTCCACTCAGGTATTGTGGCTTTACAAACTAAACCTGTTCTACACTAGTGCCTAAAACAGATTTCCCTGAGAGGGCAATTTTAGGGTGATTCAAGTTTTAAAAGGCTAGCTATAGGCATCCCATATGTAATGGTTCCTCTAGCTTATAAGAGTAACAAACTTTTAAACACAATCTTTCAGTAGGGTTTTTGATAAGGACATTTgaataacattaatataaatttGCTAATaagcaaattatttttaaattcctttatttatttgtttcaacAAATCAATCTTCAGTGTCCTTTGTAATATATCCTATGTTTATACTGCTGTCATTGTCAGATAGCTTGATTAACCCTGCAGTGTTTAGAGATTGTATCAAATGGTTAACCTTTATAGTTGCAATATAATACAGCTGATACCTAGACTACTGGTAAATTACAGGACCAAAACTgtccaaagtttttttttaggatattcagttcagttctttctctctattaattatttcataattAGTTCAGTTACTGCTAGTGGATGCTATTTGCATCTACCCCTATTTAGGGCTTGAAGATtactttttttcctttatttttttttaaaagtcttGACATTTAACTGATGTTTTTATTAGTGTATTTAAATGTCAGCTGAATctaaataaaaagaatattGTAATCCTAGCAGTTTGTTCTTTTAACCTGCAGAAATTCTGTGTTTAATCTGCACAGTTCTGTTCAGATTTTCAATAATTTCAGTAATTACAATACTGAAGCCATTTTATCTAGAATGTAGGTAATGCATATTTGAGAATTATTTGTTGTTCTTCTGAGGAAATGTTCAGAGTTTTTAGATCAAACAATCTGCAGTTCCTGCATTACATTATGAAAGCATATACAAGCTGCAGTTACTG from Hoplias malabaricus isolate fHopMal1 chromosome 3, fHopMal1.hap1, whole genome shotgun sequence carries:
- the slc16a1a gene encoding monocarboxylate transporter 1a, producing the protein MAPVVGGPVGYTPPEGGWGWAVVAGAFISIGFSYAFPKSITVFFKEIEVIFNATSSQVSWISSIMLAVMYGGGPISSILVNKYGSRPVMIIGGCLSGCGLIAASFCNTVEGLYFCVGVIGGLGLAFNLNPALTMIGKYFYKKRPIANGIAMAGSPVFLSTLAPLNTWFYDQFGWRGSFLILGGLLFNCCVAGSLMRPIGPKPKPTVKGPSSSAEKKTIMEMVNGFIDLSLFKHRGFLLYLLGNIIMFFGLFSPLVFLSNFAKSKHIPKEKAAFLLSILAFVDMVARPMMGTVASTKWVRPRIQHFFAASVLCNGVCHLLAPQSEDYLKFVIYSMFFGFAFGWLSSVLFETLMDLVGSERFSSAVGLVTIVECGPVLFGPPLLGKFNDIYHDYKYTYMGCGIILLVGSVFLFVCMGINYRLLDKEAKEEAKRAQQKAREDESTMDIAEKENANEPAGALRAADNSKFAEDTV